In a single window of the Nocardiopsis composta genome:
- a CDS encoding glycosyltransferase family 4 protein, giving the protein MKIVYLIHNLYGIGGTIRTVINQAEALAELGHGVEVVSVFRHREDPVLPVGTRVRVRPVIDLREPPGGEPSRLPSRLYPPEEKLYSDHSAASDELIARALAEAAPDVAVGTRAGLNILLTRLPLREDGIAVVGQEHLTHRMYGRELMAAMSRAYPRLSALVPVTEADAAAYRERMRLPGVVVRAIPNCVPEPAITAGGAPRRTVAAAGRLTGMKGYDLLIDAFGRVADEHPGWTLRIYGRGQGLDARRRQIDALGLHDRAFMMGPHPRMDEAWAVSSFCAVTSRDEPFGMTIVEAMRAGLPVLSTDCPFGPAEIITHGHDGLLVPNGDVGAIADGLDLLMGDDALRARMAAAALESSRRYAPEAIARRHEELFTELLAAPAVPAQRSARTVRTTAPPDEGPAPDHCAAEAAADGSVRLRFARPPQAVVLQGKEGEHLIPARNGSVPITPADIRRAGGACSVLRRDEGGAPVPVPATLLDLRSAPAPAPADLAGHPGGLEFVLPQRAAAGLLRVSVRGAARYAEVRDVQVAAEAVTVTGTVLGAGRGDPDALLVLRPGRGADGVAAAAPVDATGMFTAAVPTSGVATAHARLLAGPADPAAPVNWSLVLRAFGAEHRLGRLLLGAADWSRITGYPHAVACADGRGGAFLVQPRYTRAGRLALRSAPCGPDESADPLAHAVGDLSVRWASPEPLPSLLISGALRSQAVAADSLRLLLAGDSADAVPLPLSTEQDAGGVHYTAWVTLARRALPFGRWRVVLQADGALGDAEPGCPDPPGPRRWWIGPLPVYARIRAVDGATVIEYAPVDLPLALRRRIRRWKRKLPRRSR; this is encoded by the coding sequence GTGAAGATCGTCTACCTCATCCACAACCTGTACGGCATCGGCGGCACCATCCGGACGGTGATCAACCAGGCCGAGGCCCTGGCCGAACTCGGCCACGGCGTGGAGGTCGTCTCGGTCTTCCGGCACCGGGAGGACCCGGTCCTGCCGGTCGGCACCCGGGTGCGCGTCCGGCCGGTGATCGACCTGCGCGAACCGCCCGGCGGCGAACCGTCCCGGCTGCCCTCCCGGCTCTACCCGCCCGAGGAGAAGCTCTACTCCGACCACAGCGCCGCCTCCGACGAACTCATCGCGCGGGCGCTCGCCGAGGCCGCGCCCGACGTCGCGGTGGGCACCCGGGCCGGGCTGAACATCCTGCTCACCCGGCTGCCGCTGCGCGAGGACGGGATCGCCGTCGTCGGCCAGGAGCACCTCACCCACCGGATGTACGGCCGCGAGCTGATGGCCGCCATGTCCCGCGCCTACCCGAGGCTGAGCGCCCTGGTCCCGGTCACCGAGGCCGACGCCGCCGCCTACCGGGAGCGGATGCGGCTGCCCGGCGTCGTGGTCCGGGCCATCCCCAACTGCGTCCCGGAGCCCGCGATCACCGCGGGCGGCGCGCCCCGCCGCACCGTCGCCGCGGCCGGCCGGCTCACCGGGATGAAGGGCTACGACCTGCTGATCGACGCGTTCGGCCGGGTCGCCGACGAGCACCCCGGGTGGACGCTGCGGATCTACGGCCGCGGCCAGGGCCTGGACGCCCGCCGGCGGCAGATCGACGCGCTGGGCCTGCACGACCGCGCCTTCATGATGGGCCCGCACCCGCGGATGGACGAGGCCTGGGCGGTCTCCTCGTTCTGCGCGGTCACCTCGCGCGACGAGCCGTTCGGCATGACCATCGTGGAGGCGATGCGCGCCGGCCTGCCGGTGCTCAGCACCGACTGCCCGTTCGGACCGGCGGAGATCATCACGCACGGCCACGACGGGCTGCTGGTGCCCAACGGCGACGTCGGCGCGATCGCCGACGGACTGGACCTGCTGATGGGCGACGACGCGCTGCGCGCCCGGATGGCCGCCGCGGCCCTGGAGAGCTCCCGGCGGTACGCCCCCGAGGCGATCGCCCGGCGGCACGAGGAGCTCTTCACCGAACTGCTCGCCGCACCGGCCGTCCCCGCGCAGCGCTCCGCGCGCACCGTGCGCACCACCGCCCCGCCGGACGAGGGCCCCGCCCCGGACCACTGCGCCGCCGAGGCGGCGGCCGACGGGTCGGTGCGGCTGCGCTTCGCCCGCCCGCCGCAGGCGGTCGTCCTCCAGGGCAAGGAGGGCGAGCACCTCATCCCCGCCCGGAACGGGTCGGTCCCGATCACCCCGGCCGACATCCGGCGGGCCGGCGGCGCCTGCTCGGTGCTGCGCCGGGACGAGGGCGGCGCCCCGGTCCCGGTGCCGGCGACCCTGCTGGACCTGCGCTCCGCGCCGGCGCCGGCCCCCGCGGACCTCGCCGGGCACCCCGGCGGCCTGGAGTTCGTGCTGCCGCAGCGGGCCGCGGCCGGCCTGCTCCGGGTCTCGGTGCGCGGCGCCGCCCGCTACGCCGAGGTCCGCGACGTGCAGGTGGCCGCCGAAGCGGTGACGGTGACCGGCACCGTGCTCGGCGCCGGCCGGGGCGACCCGGACGCGCTGCTGGTGCTGCGCCCGGGCCGAGGGGCGGACGGCGTCGCCGCGGCCGCCCCGGTGGACGCCACCGGGATGTTCACCGCCGCGGTGCCCACCTCCGGGGTGGCCACCGCGCACGCCCGGCTGCTCGCCGGCCCGGCCGACCCTGCGGCGCCGGTGAACTGGAGCCTGGTGCTGCGCGCGTTCGGCGCCGAGCACCGGTTGGGCCGGCTGCTGCTGGGGGCCGCCGACTGGTCCCGGATCACCGGGTACCCGCACGCCGTCGCCTGCGCCGACGGCCGGGGCGGCGCGTTCCTGGTCCAGCCCCGCTACACCCGGGCCGGACGGCTGGCGCTGCGCTCCGCGCCCTGCGGCCCGGACGAGAGCGCCGACCCGCTGGCGCACGCGGTCGGCGACCTCTCGGTGCGCTGGGCATCGCCCGAGCCGCTGCCGTCCCTGCTGATCAGCGGCGCGCTCCGGTCCCAGGCGGTGGCGGCCGACTCGCTCCGGCTGCTGCTCGCCGGGGACTCGGCCGACGCCGTTCCGCTGCCGCTCAGCACCGAGCAGGACGCGGGCGGCGTGCACTACACCGCCTGGGTGACGCTGGCCCGGCGGGCGCTGCCGTTCGGCCGCTGGCGGGTGGTGCTGCAGGCCGACGGCGCACTGGGCGACGCCGAGCCGGGCTGCCCGGACCCGCCCGGCCCGCGCCGGTGGTGGATCGGCCCGCTGCCGGTCTACGCGCGGATCCGGGCGGTGGACGGCGCAACCGTCATCGAGTACGCCCCGGTCGACCTCCCGCTCGCGCTGCGCAGGCGAATTCGCAGGTGGAAGCGGAAGTTGCCGAGGCGTTCCCGGTGA
- a CDS encoding DUF2812 domain-containing protein — protein sequence MSEYFDGLAARLAERGVDGERARAILDDLAAYVRESGADPEAEFGPAGEFAAELTGAGDAGGGAEEADPDVLRWTADVFEGPRSLNAFGEQGWEVDRVDRVGRFVARRDREHPQTWEYLQEVAASRADRERLAARLAPDGWEPCGHWSVLAYFKRPGSATAGPAAELEAPPPPSRRRYFIGVKGAVFSAVCLVVAVVAAAWSLPRLVAGPAEAQDSSELLGFVLGAAAGLALPLAAFWLAVRLWSRSRERRRSGG from the coding sequence ATGAGCGAGTACTTCGACGGCCTCGCCGCGCGGCTGGCCGAGCGCGGTGTCGACGGGGAGCGCGCCCGCGCGATCCTGGACGACCTCGCCGCGTACGTGCGGGAGAGCGGCGCCGACCCGGAGGCGGAGTTCGGCCCGGCCGGGGAGTTCGCGGCCGAGCTCACCGGCGCCGGGGACGCGGGCGGCGGGGCCGAGGAGGCCGACCCGGACGTGCTGCGCTGGACCGCGGACGTCTTCGAGGGGCCGCGCAGCCTCAACGCCTTCGGCGAGCAGGGGTGGGAGGTGGACCGGGTCGACCGGGTGGGGCGGTTCGTCGCCCGGCGGGACCGGGAGCACCCGCAGACCTGGGAGTACCTGCAGGAGGTCGCGGCGTCCCGGGCGGACCGGGAGCGGCTGGCGGCCCGGCTCGCCCCGGACGGCTGGGAGCCCTGCGGCCACTGGTCGGTACTGGCCTACTTCAAACGGCCCGGTTCCGCCACCGCGGGGCCCGCCGCCGAGCTGGAGGCTCCGCCCCCGCCGTCCCGCCGCCGCTACTTCATCGGGGTCAAGGGCGCGGTGTTCAGCGCGGTCTGCCTGGTCGTCGCGGTGGTGGCGGCCGCCTGGTCGCTGCCCCGGCTGGTCGCCGGCCCGGCGGAGGCACAGGACTCCTCCGAGCTCCTCGGGTTCGTGCTGGGGGCCGCGGCCGGCCTGGCGCTTCCGCTGGCCGCGTTCTGGCTGGCGGTCCGGCTCTGGTCGCGGAGCCGGGAGCGCCGCCGCTCCGGGGGGTGA